A DNA window from Enterobacter asburiae contains the following coding sequences:
- the lldP gene encoding L-lactate permease, whose translation MSLWQQNYDPAGNIWLSSLIASLPILFFFFALIKLKLKGYLAATYTVAIALMVALFFYKMPVDRALASVVYGFFYGLWPIAWIIIAAVFVYKISVKTGQFDIIRSSILSITPDQRLQMLIVGFSFGAFLEGAAGFGAPVAITAALLVGLGFNPLYAAGLCLIVNTAPVAFGAMGIPILVAGQVTGLDSFEIGQMVGRQLPFLTIIVLFWIMAIMDGWRGVKETWPAVMVAGGSFAIAQYLSSNFLGPELPDIISSLVSLVCLTLFLKRWQPVRIFRFADMGASQVDQTLARTGYTAGQVIRAWSPFLFLTATVTLWSIPPFKALFAPGGALYDMVINISVPFLDKMVARMPPVVHAATPYAAVYKFDWFSATGTAILFAAILSVVWLRMKPAAAVQTFAATIKELMLPIYSIGMVLAFAFISNYSGLSSTLALALAHTSHAFTFFSPFLGWLGVFLTGSDTSSNALFAALQATAAQQIGVSDVLLVAANTTGGVTGKMISPQSIAIACAAVGLVGKESDLFRFTVKHSLIFTCMVGVITTLQAYVLTWMIP comes from the coding sequence ATGAGCCTCTGGCAACAAAACTACGACCCGGCCGGAAATATCTGGCTGTCGAGCCTGATCGCATCGCTTCCGATTCTGTTCTTCTTCTTTGCGCTGATTAAGCTCAAGCTGAAGGGCTACCTCGCCGCGACGTATACCGTTGCTATCGCCCTGATGGTGGCGCTGTTCTTCTATAAAATGCCGGTCGATCGCGCGCTGGCCTCCGTCGTCTATGGTTTCTTCTACGGCCTGTGGCCAATTGCGTGGATCATCATCGCGGCGGTCTTTGTCTATAAAATCTCGGTGAAAACCGGGCAGTTCGACATAATCCGTTCGTCGATTCTTTCCATCACGCCGGACCAGCGCCTGCAGATGCTGATTGTCGGCTTCTCCTTCGGGGCATTTCTGGAAGGTGCGGCAGGCTTTGGCGCACCGGTGGCGATCACCGCCGCGCTGCTGGTCGGGCTGGGCTTTAACCCGCTCTATGCCGCGGGCCTGTGCCTGATTGTGAACACCGCGCCGGTTGCGTTTGGCGCGATGGGTATTCCGATTCTGGTGGCCGGACAGGTCACCGGGCTGGACAGCTTCGAGATCGGCCAGATGGTTGGCCGCCAGCTGCCCTTCCTGACCATTATCGTCCTGTTCTGGATCATGGCGATTATGGACGGCTGGCGCGGCGTGAAGGAGACCTGGCCTGCGGTGATGGTGGCGGGCGGTTCGTTCGCTATCGCTCAATACCTCAGCTCGAACTTCCTCGGCCCGGAGCTGCCGGACATCATCTCTTCGCTGGTGTCGCTGGTCTGTCTGACGCTGTTCCTGAAACGCTGGCAGCCGGTGCGTATTTTCCGCTTCGCCGACATGGGCGCCTCGCAGGTTGATCAAACCCTGGCCCGTACGGGCTATACGGCAGGACAGGTGATCCGCGCCTGGTCGCCGTTCCTGTTCCTGACCGCAACGGTGACCCTGTGGAGCATCCCGCCGTTTAAAGCCCTGTTCGCCCCGGGCGGCGCGCTTTACGACATGGTGATTAACATCTCCGTACCGTTCCTCGACAAGATGGTCGCCCGTATGCCGCCGGTGGTGCACGCCGCTACGCCGTATGCCGCGGTCTATAAATTCGACTGGTTCTCCGCCACCGGTACCGCCATCCTGTTTGCCGCTATTCTTTCCGTGGTGTGGCTGCGCATGAAGCCTGCGGCCGCGGTGCAGACCTTTGCCGCGACCATTAAAGAGCTGATGCTGCCGATTTACTCCATCGGCATGGTGCTGGCGTTCGCGTTTATCTCGAACTACTCCGGCCTGTCATCGACGCTGGCGCTGGCGCTGGCCCATACCAGCCACGCCTTCACCTTCTTCTCGCCGTTCCTCGGCTGGCTGGGGGTGTTCCTGACCGGTTCCGATACCTCGTCTAACGCCCTGTTTGCCGCCCTGCAGGCAACGGCAGCCCAGCAGATTGGCGTGTCGGACGTCCTGCTGGTGGCCGCGAACACCACCGGCGGCGTGACCGGGAAAATGATCTCTCCACAATCCATCGCCATTGCCTGTGCGGCGGTGGGACTGGTCGGTAAAGAGTCGGATCTGTTCCGCTTTACCGTGAAACACAGCCTGATATTCACCTGCATGGTCGGGGTGATCACCACCCTGCAGGCCTATGTCTTAACCTGGATGATCCCATGA
- a CDS encoding YibL family ribosome-associated protein, which produces MKEVEKNEIKRLSDRLDLIRHQMAGLSLVDSAEKYAELEKEAATLETEIERLREVKGQKLSKEAQKLMNMPHRRAITKKEQADMGKLKKSVRGLVVVHPMTELGREMGLKEMTGFCKTAF; this is translated from the coding sequence ATGAAAGAAGTCGAAAAGAACGAAATTAAACGCCTGAGCGACCGTCTGGATCTGATCCGCCACCAGATGGCTGGCCTGTCACTGGTCGATTCCGCCGAGAAGTACGCCGAGCTGGAAAAAGAAGCCGCCACGCTGGAAACAGAAATCGAGCGTCTGCGCGAAGTGAAGGGCCAGAAGCTGAGCAAAGAAGCGCAGAAGCTGATGAACATGCCGCACCGCCGCGCGATCACCAAAAAAGAACAGGCCGACATGGGCAAGCTGAAGAAAAGCGTCCGTGGTCTGGTGGTGGTACACCCTATGACCGAGCTTGGTCGTGAAATGGGCCTGAAAGAGATGACGGGCTTTTGTAAGACCGCGTTCTGA
- the mtlR gene encoding mannitol operon repressor MtlR, whose amino-acid sequence MMHSAAQVNLRPDNRLSDMQAIMEQTQAFENRVLERLNAGKTVRSFLIAAVELLTEAVNILVLQVFRKDDYAVKYAVEPLLDGDGPLGDLSVRLKLIYGLGVLNRQEYEDAELLMALREELNHDGNEYTFTDDEILGPFGELHCVSALPPAPHFDNSDPELYAMQKLRYQQVVRSTMVLSLTELISRISLKKAFQK is encoded by the coding sequence ATGATGCACAGTGCGGCGCAGGTTAACCTGCGCCCAGATAATAGATTGTCAGATATGCAGGCAATAATGGAACAAACCCAGGCCTTTGAAAATCGTGTGCTTGAGCGTCTGAATGCTGGCAAAACCGTACGAAGCTTCCTGATTGCCGCCGTCGAATTACTGACCGAGGCGGTGAATATCCTGGTGCTTCAGGTGTTTCGCAAAGACGACTACGCGGTAAAGTATGCTGTAGAACCGTTACTGGACGGAGACGGACCGCTGGGCGATTTATCCGTGCGTTTAAAGCTGATTTATGGTCTTGGCGTGCTCAACCGACAAGAGTATGAAGATGCGGAGCTGTTAATGGCGCTGCGCGAAGAGCTCAATCATGACGGTAACGAGTACACCTTTACCGATGATGAGATCCTGGGGCCCTTCGGCGAGCTGCACTGCGTCAGCGCGCTCCCCCCTGCTCCGCATTTTGATAACAGCGACCCTGAGCTATACGCGATGCAAAAGCTGCGTTATCAACAGGTTGTCCGCTCCACGATGGTGCTCTCCCTGACTGAGCTGATTTCCCGAATCAGCTTAAAAAAAGCGTTTCAGAAGTAA
- the mtlD gene encoding mannitol-1-phosphate 5-dehydrogenase, with protein sequence MKALHFGAGNIGRGFIGKLLADAGITLTFADVNQVVLDALNARHSYQVHVVGENEQVETVSGVNAVSSIGEDVIDLIASVDLVTTAVGPVVLERIAPAVAKGLAKRKAQGIDAPLNIIACENMVRGTTQLKGHVLNAVADEDKAWVEAHVGFVDSAVDRIVPPSESATNDPLEVTVETFSEWIVDKTQFKGALPTIPGMELTDNLMAFVERKLFTLNTGHAITAYLGKLAGHQTIRDAILDEKIRAVVKGAMEESGAVLIKRYGFDADKHAAYIQKILGRFENPYLKDDVERVGRQPLRKLSAGDRLIKPLLGTLEYGLPHANLVKGIAAAMHYRSEQDPQAQELAQLIDDKGAQAALAQISGLDANSDVVVEAVNAYNATK encoded by the coding sequence ATGAAAGCATTACATTTTGGCGCAGGTAATATCGGTCGTGGTTTTATCGGTAAACTGCTGGCAGACGCGGGCATTACGCTGACATTCGCCGATGTGAATCAGGTGGTCCTGGATGCCCTGAATGCGCGTCATAGCTATCAGGTCCATGTAGTCGGTGAAAACGAGCAGGTTGAGACGGTATCCGGCGTCAACGCGGTCAGCAGCATCGGGGAAGACGTTATCGACCTGATCGCCAGCGTCGATCTGGTCACCACGGCCGTGGGTCCGGTCGTCCTTGAGCGCATCGCCCCTGCGGTTGCGAAAGGCCTGGCAAAACGTAAAGCGCAGGGCATCGACGCTCCGCTGAACATCATCGCCTGTGAAAACATGGTGCGCGGCACCACGCAGCTGAAAGGCCACGTGCTTAACGCTGTAGCAGACGAAGACAAAGCCTGGGTTGAAGCGCACGTTGGGTTTGTGGATTCCGCCGTGGATCGCATCGTTCCGCCGTCTGAATCCGCCACCAACGACCCGCTGGAAGTGACCGTGGAAACCTTCAGCGAGTGGATCGTGGATAAAACCCAGTTTAAAGGCGCCCTGCCGACCATTCCGGGAATGGAATTAACCGATAACCTGATGGCATTTGTCGAACGCAAACTCTTCACGCTGAACACCGGGCATGCTATAACCGCGTACCTCGGAAAATTGGCCGGTCATCAGACCATTCGTGACGCGATCCTCGATGAGAAGATCCGCGCGGTGGTGAAAGGGGCAATGGAAGAGAGCGGCGCGGTGCTGATCAAACGCTACGGTTTTGATGCTGATAAACACGCAGCATACATCCAGAAAATCCTCGGTCGCTTTGAAAATCCGTATCTGAAAGATGACGTTGAGCGCGTGGGCCGTCAGCCTCTGCGCAAACTGAGCGCGGGCGACCGTCTGATTAAGCCGCTGCTGGGCACGCTGGAATACGGCCTGCCGCACGCCAACCTGGTGAAAGGGATTGCCGCCGCGATGCACTACCGCAGCGAGCAGGACCCACAGGCGCAGGAACTGGCTCAGCTGATTGATGACAAAGGCGCGCAGGCTGCGCTGGCGCAGATTTCCGGTCTGGACGCCAACAGCGACGTGGTTGTGGAGGCGGTTAACGCATACAACGCAACCAAATGA
- a CDS encoding PTS mannitol transporter subunit IICBA, protein MSSDFKIKVQSFGRFLSNMVMPNIGAFIAWGIITALFIPTGWLPNETLAKLVGPMITYLLPLLIGFTGGRLVGGDRGGVVGAITTMGVIVGADMPMFLGAMIAGPLGGWAIKKFDVWVDGKIKSGFEMLVNNFSAGIIGMILAILAFLGIGPAVEVLSKILAAGVNFMVAHDMLPLASIFVEPAKILFLNNAINHGIFSPLGIQQSHDLGKSIFFLIEANPGPGMGVLLAYMFFGRGSAKQSAGGAAIIHFLGGIHEIYFPYVLMNPRLILAVILGGMTGVFTLSVLGGGLVSPASPGSILAVLAMTPKGAYFANIAAICAAMAVSFVVSSILLKTSKVKEDDDIEAATRRMHDMKAESKGATPLAAGDVSNDLSHVRKIIVACDAGMGSSAMGAGVLRKKVQDAGLTNISVTNSAINSLPPDVDLVITHRDLTERAMRQVPQAQHISLTNFLDSGLYTSLTERLVAAQRHEDNEVKVRSSLQDSFDESNAHLFKLGAENIFLGRTAATKEEAIRFAGEQLVKGGYVQPEYVDAMLEREKLTPTYLGESIAVPHGTVEAKDRVLKTGVVFCQYPQGVRFGEEEDDIARLVIGIAARNNEHIQVITSLTNALDDESVIARLASTTSVEEVLALLNK, encoded by the coding sequence ATGTCATCCGATTTCAAGATCAAAGTTCAAAGCTTTGGTCGTTTCCTCAGCAACATGGTGATGCCAAATATCGGCGCGTTTATCGCGTGGGGTATCATCACTGCATTGTTCATTCCGACAGGGTGGTTGCCTAACGAAACGCTGGCGAAACTTGTTGGCCCAATGATTACCTATCTCCTGCCGCTGCTCATCGGTTTCACCGGTGGTCGTCTGGTGGGCGGTGACCGTGGTGGCGTAGTGGGTGCCATCACGACCATGGGTGTTATCGTCGGTGCGGATATGCCGATGTTCCTCGGTGCAATGATTGCCGGTCCTCTGGGCGGCTGGGCGATTAAGAAATTCGACGTCTGGGTTGATGGTAAGATCAAATCCGGCTTCGAAATGCTGGTGAACAACTTCTCTGCGGGCATCATCGGGATGATCCTCGCGATTCTGGCGTTCCTCGGCATTGGCCCAGCGGTTGAAGTGCTGTCCAAAATTCTGGCGGCAGGCGTTAACTTTATGGTGGCGCACGACATGCTGCCGCTGGCGTCTATCTTTGTTGAACCGGCGAAAATCCTGTTCCTGAACAACGCCATCAACCACGGTATCTTCTCGCCGCTGGGTATTCAGCAGTCTCACGATCTCGGCAAGTCTATCTTCTTCCTGATTGAAGCCAACCCAGGTCCGGGTATGGGCGTACTGCTGGCGTACATGTTCTTTGGTCGCGGCAGCGCTAAGCAGTCTGCTGGCGGTGCGGCAATCATTCACTTCCTGGGCGGTATCCACGAAATTTACTTCCCGTACGTGCTGATGAACCCACGCCTGATCCTGGCCGTTATCCTTGGCGGTATGACCGGCGTGTTCACCCTGAGCGTGCTGGGCGGCGGTCTGGTGTCTCCAGCTTCTCCGGGTTCTATCCTGGCGGTGCTGGCGATGACGCCAAAAGGGGCGTACTTCGCGAACATCGCGGCCATCTGTGCGGCCATGGCAGTCTCCTTCGTGGTCTCTTCTATCCTGCTGAAAACCAGCAAAGTGAAAGAAGACGACGATATTGAAGCGGCGACCCGTCGTATGCACGACATGAAAGCCGAATCCAAAGGCGCGACCCCGCTGGCGGCTGGCGATGTGTCTAACGACCTGAGCCACGTGCGTAAAATCATCGTTGCCTGTGACGCCGGTATGGGTTCCAGCGCAATGGGTGCAGGCGTGCTGCGTAAGAAAGTGCAGGATGCGGGCCTGACCAACATCTCCGTCACCAACAGCGCCATTAACAGCCTGCCGCCGGACGTTGACCTGGTCATCACGCACCGCGACCTGACCGAACGCGCCATGCGCCAGGTGCCGCAGGCACAGCACATCTCGCTGACCAACTTCCTCGACAGCGGCCTGTACACCAGCCTGACCGAACGTCTGGTTGCGGCGCAGCGTCACGAAGACAACGAAGTGAAAGTGCGCTCAAGCCTGCAGGACAGCTTTGACGAAAGCAACGCCCACCTGTTCAAACTGGGTGCGGAAAACATCTTCCTCGGTCGCACAGCAGCAACCAAAGAAGAAGCGATTCGCTTTGCCGGCGAGCAGCTGGTGAAAGGCGGCTACGTTCAGCCTGAATATGTCGACGCAATGCTGGAACGCGAAAAACTGACGCCAACCTACCTGGGCGAATCCATCGCGGTGCCGCACGGTACGGTTGAAGCGAAAGATCGCGTCCTGAAAACCGGCGTCGTATTTTGTCAGTATCCGCAGGGCGTGCGCTTCGGTGAAGAAGAAGACGACATCGCCCGTCTGGTGATTGGTATCGCCGCTCGCAACAACGAGCACATTCAGGTGATTACCAGCCTGACCAACGCGCTGGATGATGAATCTGTCATTGCGCGTCTGGCGAGCACCACCAGCGTGGAAGAAGTCCTGGCACTTCTTAACAAATAA
- a CDS encoding DUF3302 domain-containing protein yields MFLNYFALGVLIFVFLVLFYGIIAIHDIPYNMAKKRNHPHADAIHTAGWISLFTLHAIWPFLWIWATLYREDRGWGMQNHITKPDEVPGMDALAKRVAELEQKLAAVQPAADKNTLER; encoded by the coding sequence ATGTTTCTCAACTATTTTGCGCTGGGCGTATTGATTTTTGTATTTCTGGTTCTCTTTTATGGAATCATCGCCATCCATGACATTCCTTATAATATGGCCAAAAAGCGAAACCATCCGCATGCCGATGCGATTCACACGGCAGGCTGGATTAGCCTGTTTACGCTCCATGCCATCTGGCCGTTCCTGTGGATATGGGCCACGCTGTACCGTGAAGATCGCGGCTGGGGGATGCAAAACCACATCACCAAGCCTGATGAGGTTCCGGGCATGGATGCGCTGGCCAAACGCGTGGCCGAATTAGAACAAAAGCTGGCCGCGGTACAGCCCGCCGCTGATAAAAACACGCTGGAGCGCTAA
- a CDS encoding HlyD family secretion protein has product MDLLIILTYVAFAWVIFKIFRIPVNQWTLATATLGGVFIVAGLILLMNYNHPYTFTAQKAVISIPITPQVTGVVSEVTDKNNQLIKKGEVLFKLDPGRYQARVDRLQADLVTATHNIDNLKAQLSEAVANTTRVSAERDRLFKDYQRYLKGSQAKVNPFSESDIDNARQNYLAQDAMVKGSVAEQTQIQSQLDSMVNGEQSQIASLRAQLAEAKYNLDQTVVRAPSDGYITQVLIRPGTYAAALPLRPVMVFIPEQKRQIVAQFRQNSLLRLKPGDEAEVVFNALPGQVFTGKLTSILPVVPGGSYQAQGALQSLTVVPGTDGVLGTIELDPNAEVDALPDGIYAQVAVYSDHFAHVSVMRKVLLRMTSWMHYLYLDH; this is encoded by the coding sequence ATGGATCTGTTAATTATTTTGACCTATGTGGCATTTGCCTGGGTGATTTTTAAAATATTCCGTATTCCGGTAAACCAGTGGACGCTTGCCACCGCGACATTAGGCGGGGTGTTTATTGTTGCCGGACTTATTCTGTTAATGAACTATAACCATCCGTACACCTTTACGGCGCAAAAGGCGGTTATTTCTATTCCAATTACGCCGCAGGTTACCGGGGTGGTCAGTGAAGTGACCGATAAAAATAACCAGCTAATTAAAAAAGGCGAAGTGTTATTTAAACTGGATCCGGGCCGCTACCAGGCGCGCGTCGACAGACTCCAGGCCGACCTGGTGACCGCAACGCACAATATCGACAATCTGAAAGCGCAGCTTTCGGAAGCGGTCGCCAATACCACCCGCGTGTCGGCTGAACGCGATCGTCTGTTTAAAGATTATCAGCGCTACCTGAAAGGCAGCCAGGCAAAGGTGAATCCGTTTTCTGAAAGCGATATCGACAACGCGCGGCAAAATTATCTCGCACAGGATGCGATGGTGAAAGGCTCCGTTGCCGAACAGACGCAGATTCAAAGCCAGCTGGACAGCATGGTGAACGGCGAGCAGTCGCAGATTGCCTCCTTACGCGCGCAGCTTGCTGAAGCCAAATACAACCTGGATCAGACCGTGGTCCGTGCGCCAAGCGATGGCTACATCACCCAGGTGCTGATCCGTCCGGGGACGTACGCCGCCGCGCTGCCGCTGCGTCCGGTGATGGTCTTTATTCCTGAACAGAAGCGTCAGATCGTGGCCCAGTTCCGTCAGAACTCGCTGCTGCGTCTGAAGCCGGGCGATGAAGCGGAGGTGGTGTTTAACGCGCTGCCGGGCCAGGTGTTTACCGGTAAACTCACCAGTATTCTGCCGGTGGTGCCGGGAGGCTCCTATCAGGCGCAGGGCGCGCTGCAGTCGCTGACGGTGGTGCCGGGAACGGACGGCGTGTTGGGTACGATTGAGCTGGATCCGAATGCGGAGGTCGATGCGCTGCCAGACGGTATCTATGCCCAGGTGGCGGTCTACTCGGACCATTTCGCCCACGTCTCGGTGATGCGTAAAGTATTGCTGCGCATGACCAGCTGGATGCACTACCTCTACCTCGATCACTAA
- a CDS encoding glutathione S-transferase: MKLIGSYTSPFVRKISILLLEKGIEFEFINEQPYNAENGVAQYNPLGKVPALVTDEGEYWFDSPIIAEYIELLGVAPAMLPADPKAALAVKQIEALADGIMDAALTSVREQARPVAQQSETELLRQREKISRSLDRCEQLIREGKIQTDSLNLATIAIACAIGYLNFRRVSPGWCVDRPLLVKLADTLFSRESFARTEPPKA; the protein is encoded by the coding sequence ATGAAACTCATCGGTAGCTACACCAGTCCCTTCGTGCGAAAAATCTCGATTCTCCTGCTGGAGAAAGGGATTGAATTTGAATTCATCAATGAACAGCCCTACAACGCTGAAAACGGCGTCGCGCAGTACAACCCGCTGGGGAAAGTCCCGGCGCTGGTGACGGACGAGGGCGAATACTGGTTCGATTCCCCGATTATTGCGGAGTATATCGAGCTGCTGGGCGTTGCCCCGGCAATGCTGCCGGCTGACCCAAAAGCGGCGCTGGCGGTGAAGCAAATTGAAGCCCTGGCCGATGGCATTATGGATGCGGCGTTAACCTCCGTGCGTGAACAGGCAAGGCCCGTCGCCCAGCAGTCGGAAACGGAACTGTTACGCCAGCGGGAAAAAATCAGCCGCAGCCTGGACAGGTGCGAACAGCTTATCCGGGAGGGCAAAATTCAAACCGACAGCCTGAACCTGGCAACTATCGCTATCGCCTGCGCCATCGGCTATCTCAACTTCCGCCGGGTTTCCCCTGGCTGGTGCGTCGACCGTCCGCTGCTGGTGAAACTGGCAGACACGCTTTTTAGCCGCGAGAGCTTTGCCCGTACCGAACCGCCAAAGGCTTGA
- the selA gene encoding L-seryl-tRNA(Sec) selenium transferase, with protein MTTHHSLYSQIPATDRLLREPRIHAAVERFGHTATVEMLRLLQDEARCAIQAENALPDWCAAWEQEVEHRLDEKAQSALRPVINLTGTVLHTNLGRAQQAEEAVAAVVQAMRAPVTLEYDLDGAGRGHRDRALADLLCQLTGAEDACIVNNNAAAVLLMLAATASGKEVVVSRGELVEIGGAFRIPDVMRQAGCTLHEVGTTNRTHAKDYRAAVNENTALLMKVHTSNYHIEGFTKTVEEAELAAIGRELNIPVIADLGSGSLVDLSLYGLPREPMPQEMIAAGVSLVSFSGDKLLGGPQAGIIVGKRELIAKLQQHPLKRALRADKMTLAALEATLRLYLHPEKLADRLPTLRLLTRDAASIRAQAELLLPRIAPHYPDFDVRIEPCQSQIGSGSLPVDRLPSEALTFTPRDGRGSHLEALSSRWRGLPAPVIGRIYDGRMWLDLRCLEDEERFLEMLLK; from the coding sequence ATGACTACTCATCATTCGCTGTACAGCCAGATCCCCGCTACCGACCGTCTCCTTCGCGAGCCCCGCATTCATGCTGCCGTTGAGCGTTTTGGCCATACCGCGACGGTGGAGATGTTACGCCTGCTTCAGGACGAAGCCCGATGCGCTATTCAGGCAGAAAACGCCTTGCCCGACTGGTGCGCGGCGTGGGAGCAGGAAGTTGAGCACCGGCTGGATGAGAAAGCGCAAAGCGCATTACGCCCGGTGATTAACCTGACCGGTACCGTGCTGCATACCAACCTGGGCCGCGCGCAGCAGGCGGAAGAGGCGGTTGCGGCGGTTGTGCAGGCCATGCGGGCGCCCGTGACGCTGGAGTACGATCTGGACGGCGCCGGTCGCGGGCATCGTGACCGGGCGCTGGCGGACCTGCTGTGCCAGCTGACCGGCGCGGAAGATGCCTGCATTGTGAATAACAACGCCGCAGCGGTGCTGCTGATGCTGGCGGCCACCGCCAGCGGCAAAGAGGTGGTGGTTTCCCGCGGCGAGCTGGTGGAGATTGGCGGGGCGTTTCGTATTCCGGACGTGATGCGCCAGGCGGGCTGCACGCTACATGAAGTGGGCACCACTAACCGTACCCATGCGAAAGATTATCGCGCGGCGGTGAATGAAAATACCGCCCTGCTGATGAAGGTCCACACCAGCAATTACCATATTGAAGGCTTCACCAAAACGGTTGAAGAGGCAGAGCTGGCGGCGATTGGCCGCGAACTGAATATTCCGGTGATTGCCGATCTCGGCAGCGGCTCGCTGGTGGATCTGAGCCTTTACGGGCTGCCGAGAGAGCCGATGCCGCAAGAGATGATTGCCGCAGGCGTTAGCCTGGTCAGCTTTTCCGGCGACAAGCTGCTGGGCGGGCCGCAGGCCGGGATTATCGTCGGCAAGCGCGAGCTGATTGCGAAGCTGCAGCAGCATCCGCTCAAGCGCGCCCTGCGAGCCGATAAAATGACGCTTGCCGCGCTGGAGGCGACGCTGCGGCTTTATCTCCATCCGGAGAAACTGGCCGACCGCCTCCCCACGCTGCGTCTGTTAACCCGCGATGCCGCTTCGATTCGCGCCCAGGCCGAATTACTGCTGCCGCGCATTGCCCCGCACTACCCCGATTTTGACGTTCGCATTGAACCCTGCCAGTCGCAGATTGGCAGCGGTTCGCTGCCGGTGGACAGGCTGCCGAGTGAAGCGCTCACGTTCACCCCGCGTGACGGGCGCGGCAGCCACCTTGAAGCCCTGTCGTCGCGCTGGCGTGGCCTTCCCGCGCCGGTTATCGGGCGGATTTACGATGGCCGAATGTGGCTGGATCTGCGCTGCCTTGAAGATGAAGAGCGATTTCTGGAGATGTTGTTGAAATGA